The bacterium genome includes a window with the following:
- a CDS encoding type II restriction endonuclease, with product MKFLSAYKELLGCSNEDEIFQYFLNNLKPSNNLWTYFVNWDKVFENIKDIEIGLNTLNYLIGKDNFDEEFISLIRHNPHLIKILPALVVRNGDNSKKFKILVDFRNKMLTYEDFDFSIKNPTEEDLKKYLKFITNTGFRELIIKKRIKNLVDYMIGVEAGLDSNARKNRGGHSMEDIVGVFVQDLCVKKGYSYLKEADAKKIKETYGIEVPVDKSSRRYDYAIKTETELVLMEVNFYGGGGSKLKSTAGEYRDLSNVLEDKFKFVWITDGLGWKTTARPLRETFNHNDYLLSLAMLEKGILEKIL from the coding sequence TTATTGGGGTGCAGCAACGAAGATGAAATTTTTCAGTATTTTCTGAATAATTTAAAACCATCTAATAATTTGTGGACTTATTTTGTAAACTGGGACAAGGTATTTGAAAATATTAAAGATATTGAAATAGGGTTAAATACTCTTAATTACCTTATCGGCAAAGATAATTTTGACGAGGAATTCATAAGTCTTATACGACATAATCCGCACTTAATTAAAATTTTGCCTGCTTTAGTTGTTAGAAACGGAGATAACAGCAAAAAGTTCAAGATTCTCGTTGATTTTAGAAATAAAATGCTAACTTATGAAGATTTTGATTTTAGTATAAAAAATCCTACTGAAGAAGATTTGAAAAAATATCTTAAATTTATTACAAATACCGGCTTTAGAGAATTAATTATTAAAAAAAGAATTAAAAATCTTGTTGATTACATGATCGGTGTTGAAGCAGGTCTTGATAGTAATGCTCGAAAAAATAGAGGCGGTCACTCTATGGAAGATATAGTTGGCGTCTTTGTTCAGGATTTATGCGTAAAAAAAGGCTATAGCTATTTAAAAGAAGCTGATGCTAAAAAAATTAAGGAAACTTATGGAATCGAAGTTCCTGTTGATAAGTCTTCAAGGCGTTATGATTATGCTATAAAGACAGAAACAGAACTTGTTTTAATGGAAGTTAATTTTTATGGTGGTGGCGGATCAAAATTAAAATCAACAGCTGGAGAATATAGAGATTTATCTAATGTTTTAGAAGACAAGTTTAAATTTGTTTGGATTACCGATGGTTTAGGTTGGAAAACAACAGCAAGACCACTAAGAGAAACTTTTAACCATAATGATTACTTGCTCTCATTAGCGATGCTTGAAAAAGGAATACTTGAAAAAATATTATAA